From a single Rhizobium lusitanum genomic region:
- a CDS encoding GCG_CRPN prefix-to-repeats domain-containing protein, with amino-acid sequence MRLSVFAIAAVLGGLAISSAEAMPVPAVGSTPAVGTVAAAPVVKVDYACGRGWRLTRWGECRPRRMGPPRGYGWGYDRPPPPRGWYGHRPHRDRWERDGWRERRRDW; translated from the coding sequence ATGAGATTATCTGTATTTGCCATCGCTGCCGTGCTCGGTGGACTAGCCATATCTTCGGCAGAAGCAATGCCCGTTCCCGCCGTCGGGTCCACACCCGCTGTCGGGACCGTAGCTGCGGCGCCGGTCGTCAAGGTCGATTATGCCTGCGGCCGCGGCTGGCGTCTGACACGTTGGGGTGAATGCCGACCGAGACGCATGGGTCCGCCGCGCGGCTACGGTTGGGGATATGATCGGCCGCCACCGCCGCGCGGCTGGTATGGCCATCGCCCTCATCGCGATCGATGGGAACGTGACGGCTGGCGCGAGCGCCGCCGGGATTGGTAA
- a CDS encoding CbtA family protein has translation MVGRLLLRGMLVGALAGILIFIYARIFGEPLVDWAIGFEEKAALAAGEASEPEIVSRATQAGVGLLTGSLIYATAVGGLFALVFAFVYGRISSLGARGTAALLAIAAFVAISLVPDLKYPANPPAVGNPDTIGARTELFFIMIVASIVGMIVAVGFGRRLVARYGSWNGVILAGIGYFVFIGLIQYLLPPINEVPEQFSAIVLWQFRITSLGMHAILWATLGLAFGAWAERDLPQVRYGRTALRRA, from the coding sequence ATGGTTGGACGTCTTTTGCTCCGCGGCATGCTGGTCGGAGCGCTCGCTGGTATTCTCATTTTTATCTACGCCCGCATCTTCGGCGAACCACTCGTCGATTGGGCGATCGGCTTTGAGGAAAAGGCGGCGCTTGCCGCCGGGGAAGCATCTGAGCCGGAAATCGTCAGTCGCGCCACGCAGGCCGGCGTCGGTCTCCTCACCGGCAGCCTGATCTACGCAACGGCGGTCGGCGGATTGTTCGCGCTGGTGTTTGCCTTTGTCTATGGCCGCATCAGCTCGCTCGGCGCACGCGGTACGGCCGCGTTGCTCGCAATCGCGGCTTTCGTGGCAATCTCCCTCGTTCCCGACCTCAAATATCCGGCAAACCCGCCAGCGGTCGGCAATCCGGACACGATCGGCGCCAGGACTGAACTGTTCTTCATCATGATCGTGGCTTCCATCGTCGGCATGATCGTCGCAGTCGGGTTCGGACGCCGGCTTGTAGCGCGTTACGGTTCGTGGAACGGCGTGATCCTAGCCGGCATCGGCTATTTCGTCTTCATCGGGCTGATCCAGTATCTGCTGCCGCCGATCAACGAGGTGCCGGAGCAGTTCTCGGCTATCGTTCTCTGGCAGTTCCGGATCACGTCGCTCGGGATGCACGCCATCCTGTGGGCGACACTCGGCCTTGCCTTCGGGGCATGGGCCGAGCGCGATCTGCCGCAGGTTCGCTATGGTCGCACGGCACTGCGCCGGGCCTGA
- a CDS encoding CbtB domain-containing protein: MSDTVFAPSAIPTPIPLGQILPWAIFAGLLMLLAIYFVGAEEGATSLISGMYVHEFVHDARHLLGFPCH, translated from the coding sequence ATGTCTGACACCGTATTCGCACCATCCGCGATCCCGACGCCGATCCCACTCGGCCAAATCCTGCCCTGGGCGATCTTCGCCGGTCTTTTGATGCTGTTGGCGATCTACTTCGTCGGCGCCGAGGAAGGCGCGACGTCGCTGATCTCGGGCATGTATGTGCACGAATTCGTGCATGACGCCCGTCATCTGCTCGGTTTCCCCTGCCACTAA
- a CDS encoding histidine phosphatase family protein, with protein sequence MKAHLSWVCHGPTEANRNGRFPADEPLEAKAAQQARILAEQLETVDRAWSSPALRARQTAAALGLDGVTEPAFRECDYGRWQGKSIADLNNSDPEALAFWMLDLDAAPHGGEALSAVFARVGGWMKDHIGDSGHTVAVTHATVIRAAILHVLQAPPSAFWSIDVEPLGIVEMTSDGRRWQLRFPNVTR encoded by the coding sequence ATGAAAGCGCATCTCAGCTGGGTTTGCCACGGGCCGACCGAGGCCAACCGCAACGGCCGTTTTCCGGCCGACGAACCGCTGGAGGCCAAGGCCGCGCAGCAGGCCCGGATCCTTGCCGAACAGCTCGAAACGGTGGACCGGGCCTGGTCAAGCCCGGCTCTCAGGGCGCGCCAGACTGCCGCGGCCCTTGGGCTTGACGGCGTGACCGAGCCTGCCTTCCGCGAGTGCGACTACGGTCGCTGGCAGGGCAAGAGCATTGCCGACCTCAATAACAGCGATCCGGAAGCCCTGGCGTTCTGGATGCTGGATCTGGATGCGGCGCCGCATGGCGGTGAGGCATTATCCGCAGTCTTTGCGCGTGTCGGCGGCTGGATGAAGGACCATATCGGCGATAGTGGCCACACCGTCGCGGTCACGCACGCGACCGTCATCCGCGCCGCGATCCTGCATGTGCTGCAAGCACCGCCTTCGGCATTCTGGTCGATCGATGTCGAGCCGCTCGGCATCGTG